One Setaria viridis chromosome 3, Setaria_viridis_v4.0, whole genome shotgun sequence DNA window includes the following coding sequences:
- the LOC117850470 gene encoding serine carboxypeptidase-like 11 isoform X1 codes for MRRPLMAILLVFLLCLFNIASAAERNLVDSLPGYEGALPFRLETGYVNVDEKNGAELFYYFIESEDDPRRDPLLLWLTGGDHCTVFSGLAFEIGPVKFIREPYNGSEPRLKYNPYSWTKAANIIFVDSPVGAGFSFSQDTKGYAVGDVSSSLQLKIFLYKWFEGHPDFLANPFYVGGDSYGGKIVPYLVQKITEDIEAQVRPALNLKGYLVGNPATGESIDTDSRVPYAHGFGIISDQLYEATLEHCKGESYSNPTNMICDQLLKRVHELLGECSKPHILYKKCFYVSPGQNDESPRRIILKKEIEGLKRPPPRPPMDCQKYVNYLSYFWANSMATRDALGIKKGTKDEWVRCHDGDLPYSKDIKSSIKYHRNVTLKGYRALVYSGDHDSVIPFLGTQAWVRSLNFPIVDEWRAWHVYGQSAGFSIVYSNNLTFATVKGGGHTAPEYQPERCLAMFKRWISNKPL; via the exons ATGCGGCGGCCTCTCATGGCCATTCtgctcgtcttcctcctctgcctcttcAACATCGCGTCCGCCGCGGAGCGGAACCTTGTAGATAGCCTCCCGGGATACGAGGGTGCTCTCCCTTTCCGCCTGGAAACAGG GTACGTGAACGTGGACGAGAAGAATGGGGCGGAGCTGTTCTACTACTTCATCGAGTCGGAGGATGATCCCCGCCGTGACCCGCTCCTCCTCTggctcaccggcggcgaccACTGTACCGTCTTCAGTGGCCTCGCCTTTGAGATTG GCCCAGTCAAATTCATCAGGGAGCCCTACAATGGCAGCGAGCCTCGGCTGAAGTACAATCCCTACTCTTGGACAAAGGCTGCAAACATCATCTTTGTCGATTCACCCGTCGGCGCCGGATTCTCCTTCTCACAAGATACCAAGGGCTATGCTGTTGGGGATGTATCTTCGTCTCTGCAGCTCAAAATATTTCTCTACAAG TGGTTCGAAGGGCATCCGGATTTCCTTGCGAACCCTTTCTATGTTGGAGGGGATTCCTACGGGGGAAAGATTGTACCATATCTTGTGCAGAAGATTACGGAAG ATATTGAAGCACAAGTCAGGCCTGCTCTTAACCTTAAG GGCTACCTAGTAGGAAACCCTGCTACAGGTGAGAGCATTGACACCGATTCCCGAGTGCCATATGCTCATGGATTTGGGATCATTTCAGACCAATTGTATGAG GCCACACTGGAGCACTGTAAAGGAGAGAGCTATAGcaacccgacaaatatgatttGTGATCAATTGCTAAAGAGAGTCCACGAA CTTCTGGGTGAATGTTCAAAGCCACACATTTTGTATAAAAAATGCTTTTATGTTTCTCCTGGACAAAACGATGAATCTCCAAGGAGAATCATACTGAAGAAGGAGATCGAAGGATTAAAACGTCCACCACCTCGCCCTCCAATGGATTGCCAG AAGTACGTAAATTATCTGTCATACTTCTGGGCAAATAGCATGGCCACCCGAGATGCACTAGGTATCAAGAAG GGTACCAAGGATGAGTGGGTGAGGTGCCACGATGGCGACCTACCATATTCGAAGGATATTAAGAGCAGCATAAAGTACCATCGAAATGTTACATTAAAAGGTTATCGTGCATTAGTTTACAG TGGGGACCATGATTCTGTCATACCGTTTCTTGGTACCCAGGCCTGGGTGAGATCACTCAACTTCCCTATTGTTGATGAGTGGAGGGCTTGGCATGTTTATGGCCAATCCGCAGG GTTCAGTATAGTCTATTCGAACAACTTGACCTTTGCTACTGTAAAG GGTGGAGGACACACTGCACCAGAGTACCAGCCGGAGAGATGCCTCGCCATGTTCAAGCGGTGGATTTCCAACAAGCCACTTTGA
- the LOC117850470 gene encoding serine carboxypeptidase-like 19 isoform X2: MRRPLMAILLVFLLCLFNIASAAERNLVDSLPGYEGALPFRLETGYVNVDEKNGAELFYYFIESEDDPRRDPLLLWLTGGDHCTVFSGLAFEIGPVKFIREPYNGSEPRLKYNPYSWTKAANIIFVDSPVGAGFSFSQDTKGYAVGDVSSSLQLKIFLYKWFEGHPDFLANPFYVGGDSYGGKIVPYLVQKITEDIEAQVRPALNLKGYLVGNPATGESIDTDSRVPYAHGFGIISDQLYELLGECSKPHILYKKCFYVSPGQNDESPRRIILKKEIEGLKRPPPRPPMDCQKYVNYLSYFWANSMATRDALGIKKGTKDEWVRCHDGDLPYSKDIKSSIKYHRNVTLKGYRALVYSGDHDSVIPFLGTQAWVRSLNFPIVDEWRAWHVYGQSAGFSIVYSNNLTFATVKGGGHTAPEYQPERCLAMFKRWISNKPL, encoded by the exons ATGCGGCGGCCTCTCATGGCCATTCtgctcgtcttcctcctctgcctcttcAACATCGCGTCCGCCGCGGAGCGGAACCTTGTAGATAGCCTCCCGGGATACGAGGGTGCTCTCCCTTTCCGCCTGGAAACAGG GTACGTGAACGTGGACGAGAAGAATGGGGCGGAGCTGTTCTACTACTTCATCGAGTCGGAGGATGATCCCCGCCGTGACCCGCTCCTCCTCTggctcaccggcggcgaccACTGTACCGTCTTCAGTGGCCTCGCCTTTGAGATTG GCCCAGTCAAATTCATCAGGGAGCCCTACAATGGCAGCGAGCCTCGGCTGAAGTACAATCCCTACTCTTGGACAAAGGCTGCAAACATCATCTTTGTCGATTCACCCGTCGGCGCCGGATTCTCCTTCTCACAAGATACCAAGGGCTATGCTGTTGGGGATGTATCTTCGTCTCTGCAGCTCAAAATATTTCTCTACAAG TGGTTCGAAGGGCATCCGGATTTCCTTGCGAACCCTTTCTATGTTGGAGGGGATTCCTACGGGGGAAAGATTGTACCATATCTTGTGCAGAAGATTACGGAAG ATATTGAAGCACAAGTCAGGCCTGCTCTTAACCTTAAG GGCTACCTAGTAGGAAACCCTGCTACAGGTGAGAGCATTGACACCGATTCCCGAGTGCCATATGCTCATGGATTTGGGATCATTTCAGACCAATTGTATGAG CTTCTGGGTGAATGTTCAAAGCCACACATTTTGTATAAAAAATGCTTTTATGTTTCTCCTGGACAAAACGATGAATCTCCAAGGAGAATCATACTGAAGAAGGAGATCGAAGGATTAAAACGTCCACCACCTCGCCCTCCAATGGATTGCCAG AAGTACGTAAATTATCTGTCATACTTCTGGGCAAATAGCATGGCCACCCGAGATGCACTAGGTATCAAGAAG GGTACCAAGGATGAGTGGGTGAGGTGCCACGATGGCGACCTACCATATTCGAAGGATATTAAGAGCAGCATAAAGTACCATCGAAATGTTACATTAAAAGGTTATCGTGCATTAGTTTACAG TGGGGACCATGATTCTGTCATACCGTTTCTTGGTACCCAGGCCTGGGTGAGATCACTCAACTTCCCTATTGTTGATGAGTGGAGGGCTTGGCATGTTTATGGCCAATCCGCAGG GTTCAGTATAGTCTATTCGAACAACTTGACCTTTGCTACTGTAAAG GGTGGAGGACACACTGCACCAGAGTACCAGCCGGAGAGATGCCTCGCCATGTTCAAGCGGTGGATTTCCAACAAGCCACTTTGA
- the LOC117850217 gene encoding uncharacterized protein: MAHSPSGSRAAAPSTGDEAFTDAGAEDVGDSKLSALLFDVSQQVQSGLQNMLKMSSEIERCDGEIEAEVERVRDAVAEKGRALDDDRERVQKAVLAALDILSGGRGCV, from the exons ATGGCCCACTCGCCGTCGGgatcgcgcgcggcggcgccgtcgaccGGGGACGAGGCCTTCACCGACGCGGGGGCGGAGGACGTCGGCGACTCGAAGCTCTCCGCGCTCCTCTTCG ACGTGTCGCAGCAGGTGCAGAGCGGTCTCCAGAACATGCTCAAGATGAGCAG CGAGATCGAGCGTTGCGACGGCGAGatcgaggcggaggtggagcgcgTCAGGGACGCCGTGGCGGAGAAGGGCCGGGCGCTGGACGACGACCGGGAGAGGGTCCAGAaggccgtcctcgccgcgctcgacATCctcagcggcggccgcggctgcgTCTGA